One Microplitis demolitor isolate Queensland-Clemson2020A chromosome 2, iyMicDemo2.1a, whole genome shotgun sequence DNA segment encodes these proteins:
- the LOC103573534 gene encoding actin-like protein 6B yields the protein MSSGGMLYGGDEIGALVFDLGHHSLRVGYAQEDTPKAEIPAVVGIGEENCNNTMSTTNTSTGSNKVEPMDVDDKKQDNNITQSKPKYYIDTTILHVPRPGMEVVSYMKEGMIEDWDHFEKVLDYTYSKIIQSDAEYHPVLFSEAPWNIRSKREKLTEIMFEKYNVPAYFLVKNAVLAAFANGRATGIVVDSGATHTSAVPVQDGFVLTQAIVKSPLGGDYITMQCRQLLQDSDIDLSPAYMIGSKEVVKDHEKPRWVKKKGLPDVTKSWQNYMVKKLVQDFQASTLQISETPYDEKIVSTIPAVQYEFPTGYHQDFSSERFRIPEALFDPSMVQMRGGMVGNTMLGVGHIVTTSVGMCDVDVRPALYGSVVVTGGNSFIQGFPERLNRDLSMRIPSSMRLKLISANGCAERRFGAWIGGSILASIGTFQQMWISSQEYEESGKSQVERKCP from the exons atgtcatcgGGTGGAATGTTGTACGGCGGAGATGAAATCGGAGCACTGGTATTTGATCTCGGACATCATTCATTGCGGGTTGGATATGCTCAGGAGGATACTCCGAAAGCCGAAATACCAGCAGTTGTTGGTATTGGAGAGGAAAATTGTAACAATACCATGTCTACAACAAACACATCCACCGGAAGTAATAAAGTTGAGCCGATGGatgttgatgataaaaaacaagataataatataacgCAATCTAAGCCAAAATATTATATCGACACGACAATTTTACATGTACCTCGTCCAGGAATGGAAGTCGTCAGTTACATGAAAGAGGGTATGATTGAAGACTGGGACCACTTTGAAAAAGTATTAGATTATActtattctaaaataattcaatcgGACGCTGAGTATCACCCGGTGTTATTTTCCGAAGCGCCCTGGAATATTCGTAGCAAGCGTGAAAAATTAACAGAAATAATGTTCGAAAAGTATAACGTACCAGCGTATTTTCTTGTTAAAAATGCTGTACTTGCGGCATTTGCTAATGGACGTGCAACTGGTATCGTTGTTGATAGTGGAGCCACACATACATCGGCAGTCCCGGTACAGGACGGTTTTGTATTAACGCAGGCTATTGTTAAATCACCACTGGGTGGTGATTATATTACGATGCAGTGCCGGCAATTATTACAAGACAGTGACATTGACTTATCACCGGCTTATATGATAGGCAGCAAAGAAGTCGTTAAGGATCATGAAAAACCACGCTGGGTCAAGAAAAAAGGGCTGCCTGATGTTACCAAATCGTGGCAAAATTACATGGTGAAAAAATTAGTTCAAGATTTTCAAGCGAGCACACTTCAAATTTCTGAAACTCcgtatgatgaaaaaatagtatCGACAATTCCTGCTGTTCAGTATGAGTTTCCTACTGGTTATCATCAg GACTTTTCGTCAGAACGTTTCAGAATACCTGAAGCACTTTTTGATCCAAGTATGGTACAAATGCGTGGTGGTATGGTGGGTAATACAATGCTTGGGGTAGGTCATATTGTAACGACAAGTGTTGGAATGTGTGACGTTGATGTTAGACCAGCACTCTACGGTAGTGTTGTAGTTACTGGCGGCAATTCATTTATACAA gGATTCCCAGAACGTCTTAATAGAGATTTATCGATGCGAATACCCTCGAGTATGAGATTAAAGTTAATTAGCGCTAATGGATGTGCTGAGAGAAGATTTGGAGCGTGGATTGGTGGATCAATCCTTGCGTCGATTGGTACCTTCCAACAGATGTGGATTTCCAGTCAAGAATATGAAGAAAGTGGAAAAAGTCAAGTTGAGAGAAAGTGTCCGtaa